A window of Oncorhynchus kisutch isolate 150728-3 linkage group LG10, Okis_V2, whole genome shotgun sequence contains these coding sequences:
- the LOC109898083 gene encoding proteasome subunit alpha type-7-like produces the protein MAARYDRAITVFSPDGHLFQVEYAQEAVKKGSTAVGIRGKDIVVLGVEKKSVAKLQEERTVRKICALDDHVCMAFAGLTADARIVINRARVECQSHRLTVEDPVTVEYITRHIATLKQRYTQSNGRRPFGISALIVGFDSDGTPRLYQTDPSGTYHAWKANAIGRSAKTVREFLEKNYTEESIATDNEAIKLAIKALLEVVQSGGKNIELAVIRRNQSLKLLESKEIETLVTEIEKEKEEEAEKKKQKKST, from the exons ATGGCCGCTAGATATGATAGAGCTATAACGGTCTTTTCCCCCGATGGACACCTGTTTCAAGTGGAATATGCGCAAGAGGCTGTGAAAAAAGGCTCGACTGCG GTTGGCATCCGTGGTAAAGACATTGTCGTTCTGGGTGTTGAGAAAAAGTCTGTCGCTAAACTCCAAGAGGAGAGGACTGTACGCAAGATCTGTGCACTGGATGATCATGTGTGCATGGCATTTGCAG GTCTGACGGCAGATGCTCGTATAGTTATCAACAGAGCGAGGGTAGAGTGTCAGAGCCACAGGCTCACTGTAGAGGACCCTGTTACGGTGGAGTACATCACACGCCACATCGCTACACTCAAACAG CGCTACACGCAGAGTAACGGACGAAGACCCTTCGGTATCTCTGCTCTAATCGTGGGCTTCGACTCTGATGGAACCCCACGGCTGTACCAAACCGACCCGTCTGGAACATACCATGCCTGGAAG GCTAATGCTATCGGTCGCAGTGCAAAGACTGTCCGGGAGTTTCTGGAGAAGAACTACACAGAGGAGTCCATTGCCACTGACAACGAGGCTATAAAGCTGGCCATCAAAGCCCTTTTGGAG GTCGTCCAGTCAGGAGGAAAGAACATTGAGCTGGCTGTGATCAGGAGAAATCAGTCATTGAAG CTTTTGGAGTCTAAAGAAATTGAAACCCTTGTGACTGAAATCgagaaggagaaagaagaggaggcagagaagaagaagcagaagaaatCAACATAA
- the lrrc41 gene encoding uncharacterized protein lrrc41: MPAPYLEQIRRAKEWQDAKVTSTITPTLKKICIKTVSRHMDVLDKKALDLPISLIKELLQHLNIVDLDRIQPAVNRKGISTSFVWAGILRRISGPRKGSTILTEDEWREISMHKLFNLAFYGFRFGGDTKYLLNVNFNSLLLVMAKYIQHLVLRTSRPHGYFFARRSVLSVLEKGVRCIQLGESTQLREWPSDVLYTLHRLLDHGAARDVIINQSPDPRLLAWILHGRGPRSKSHQCPMESMQGEMVKCCQAPNTAGSSAGDAEAANCQVPEKEEPDEEDNNGGTPCKRPRLSIASAKAELDLTSTPCQCMVPKPLCQMFIPSAGHSTEICHKGQIHSLKINDFRGGVFPVLLPLLPSWLCLHSLSLQSAWTFEEGDALSLAESLQQLSATPGCSLIELSVGSLTHPALMESLLNACPTLRSFSMEIHPVAEYHRAPLRSIPQPAHHAELSLEKLCVKVPKLRTSVESLMCVLLRSPRLTSLHVSGINSSTGFSPSHLLNTVAESNRHLKDLTLEDINLSDCHCAIFQLLDNYCMLEALSLKDCRLLEKCSDKEDVVRQLVNSLKKVPSLQSLNLAQNRLAKTVTVLGELFKGPSPSTVKELDISSNFIQPPELLELGKLLETHRPPQRLLLTLKSNPLDRNMELRDTALGSLSHLCDLITDHWNSRDTMADHISIM, from the exons ATGCCTGCTCCTTACCTTGAACAAATTAGAAGAGCCAAGGAGTGGCAGGATGCCAAAGTTACTTCCACCATTACACCCACCTTGAAGAAGATATGCATCAAAACAGTGAGTCGTCACATGGATGTACTAGACAAAAAAGCTCTAG ACCTACCAATCTCACTGATCAAGGAGCTCCTGCAGCATTTAAACATTGTTGATCTGGATAGAATTCAGCCTGCAGTGAACCGGAAAG GAATCTCCACCTCCTTTGTGTGGGCAGGAATATTGAGAAGAATCTCTGGGCCTCGCAAAGGGAGT ACAATACTCACCGAAGATGAATGGAGGGAGATAAGCATGCATAAGCTCTTTAACTTGGCCTTCTATGGCTTCAGGTTCGGAGGTGATACAAAATACCTCCTGAATGTCAACTTTAACTCCCTTCTCTTAGTCATGGCCAAATACATCCAGCACCTGGTTCTTCGAACATCACGACCACACGGCTACTTCTTCGCGAGGAGGTCCGTTCTGAGCGTTCTGGAGAAGGGTGTAAGGTGCATTCAACTGGGAGAGAGCACTCAGCTCAGAGAGTGGCCCAGTGATGTCTTATACACCCTGCACCGTTTACTGGACCACGGGGCAGCCCGTGATGTCATCATAAACCAGAGCCCAGATCCTCGTCTGCTGGCTTGGATTCTTCATGGCAGGGGACCTCGGAGTAAAAGCCACCAATGTCCAATGGAGTCCATGCAAGGTGAGATGGTCAAATGTTGCCAGGCGCCAAACACTGCAGGAAGCAGCGCTGGAGATGCTGAGGCAGCCAACTGCCAGGTCCCAGAGAAAGAGGAGCCTGATGAAGAAGATAATAATGGTGGGACCCCATGCAAGCGTCCAAGGTTGAGTATTGCCTCTGCGAAGGCAGAGCTTGACTTGACCAGCACTCCATGCCAATGTATGGTCCCCAAGCCATTGTGCCAGATGTTTATACCCTCGGCTGGTCACTCGACAGAGATTTGCCACAAGGGGCAAATCCATTCACTAAAGATCAATGACTTCCGGGGTGGAGTCTTCCCTGTACTGCTTCCTCTCCTGCCTTCTTGGCTGTGCCTCCACTCTCTAAGCCTGCAAAGTGCTT GGACCTTTGAGGAGGGTGATGCGTTGAGCCTGGCAGAGTCTCTCCAGCAGCTGTCTGCTACACCAGGCTGCTCCCTGATTGAGCTGAGTGTGGGGTCCCTGACCCATCCTGCTCTCATGGAGTCCCTGCTGAATGCATGTCCCACCCTCAGGTCATTCTCCATGGAGATCCACCCGGTAGCAGAGTACCACAGAGCCCCACTGAGAAGCATTCCCCAGCCTGCACACCATGCAG AACTCTCACTGGAGAAGCTGTGTGTGAAAGTACCCAAATTGAGGACCAGTGTGGAGAGTCTGATGTGTGTGTTGCTACGCTCTCCTCGCCTCACCTCACTTCACGTCTCAGGAATCAATAGCTCAACTGGCTTCTCACCCAGCCACCTCCTCAACACAGTGGCAG AGTCCAATCGCCACCTGAAGGACCTCACCTTGGAGGATATCAACCTGTCTGATTGTCACTGTGCAATCTTCCAGCTACTGGATAACTACTGTATGTTGGAAG CGTTGTCATTGAAGGACTGTCGGCTTCTGGAGAAATGCAGTGACAAGGAAGATGTCGTCCGACAGCTGGTTAATTCTCTCAAAAAGGTTCCATCTCTCCAGTCTCTCAACCTGGCTCAAAACCGCCTCG CCAAGACTGTGACAGTTTTGGGGGAACTCTTCAAAGGACCCTCACCAAGCACAGTGAAAGAGCTGGACATCAG CTCCAACTTCATCCAGcctcctgagctgctagagttaGGGAAGTTGTTGGAGACCCACCGTCCTCCCCAGAGACTACTCCTCACCCTGAAGAGCAACCCACTGGACAGAAACATGGAGCTGAGGGACACAGCTCTGGGCTCGCTCAGTCACCTTTGTGACCTCATCACCGACCACTGGAACTCCAGGGACACCATGGCTGACCACATCAGCATCATGTGA